The Aedes albopictus strain Foshan chromosome 2, AalbF5, whole genome shotgun sequence region aagtgggagcgggagcaataaaaaatatgagtgagagtgaggaacgacgattcagcgccgtgcggctctctgaatctctctcttcgccggtgtatacggcaatgaatatacttgatttttatctcgttattacagtgcaaaagaCATAAACtggaattaaatcgattataacaGTCACATCCATCATTCTCTTATgcataaattgattatttttacaagttttgagcaaaaaataaatccactgaatcatttacgcatcttcagcctcaccgcagcaagcgAGAAATAATGGTTTCCAGTCAGTATGCTTCActagccaaccgaccgatgaggaatagtggtcgcagttggttcggtttctctttgctccctgtgcgtgttcgttcgtagtgatggttggcgctgatgactgatcgtaccattcatattcactgaaTTTCAAGCACTGAAAGAGaatattggaaaaataaaaaataaaataatcatgGAGCTAtctcttgaaaatccttgaaaTCTGAATGAAacggaaacaatttctgaagtttttataTAAAGTACCTGATACAAACTTTTAcggggaattcctaaaataatgagCATGAATTTGAGTAGGACATTGTGAGAGTAAttcttagaaatttgaaaaaatagtaATATCTGGAGAATCCCAGTAAGACATTATAGAAAGAAACTTAAACTTTAGATAAGTATTATCCAGGGAACCTTAGGCTCGTCTACGAATTATGTAGACTGTTAGGGGGCGGGGGTGGCCTGGTCAAAGACTAAGCTTCATACTAATTTCGAAAACTTTGTATAGACAAAGTCTATGAGGGTGGTTCTGAAATaatcaaaaatgagtctacgtagtttatggagatGCCTGTACAAACAAAAATACCTTCGCAGTTAAAATACTaaaaaatccctacagcaatCATTGGAGTACactctaggaaaattcctgaaagacaatgttgcattttttttagaTCTTCTTGCTggattaaaattcctccagggtttttttttcaagaatttctccaggtactagtccagttatttatccatgaattcatGCAAAGATTCCTCagggtttttctccaaaattttcaccATTAATTCTCATAGGGGTTTATATGCTTTATTATAAATTTCCATCATGGTGTCTTCACAGTTTATAACTATGCGGTGTAccactctgaaaattccaacggtAAATCTATTGTTACAGGAGTTCTTCTGATGGATGGTCCTGAGAAATATTTGtaatgaaattcctagaataatttattttttgaaaaatttgtattcaaaaaatcaaaagatcAATCAATACATGCGCGTAGCGGATTTGTCCCCTCTGTTCCAATGCCGTACGCGCTTGTTATACAGTACAGCCAACGTGGACGACTGTGGAACTACAAACTATTATAGTTTTGTCAGAAACTCTTTCgggaattttatttttctttcgatatttttacAAGATTTTTGTACAGAATCAACAAATCACTCGAGAATTTTATAAATGAAAGcattacccaaaaaaaaaatatttcattcaaaAAGATCTTAAAACAATATCAGAAaagatccttggaggaattccggggataCACCCTGAAGAAGACCTTTGATGTTTGCTTGGATTTTGTTATAGAATTTCTAAGAAGTATTCGTTGCAGAGCTCGAAGTTTAGTTCATTCCTCTCAATCCAATAGATAATATGTTATGTCGGATGATCATTTATAAAGGTAAAATAGTGCTACCATGTTTTACTTAAATACCTATGTTGTAAAAATTAATTATGCAAAAGCTTCATATTGCTACGACAATAAACTACATAGATGTAAAGTAAATAACCTGGTTTAGTTCAGAGCTTTCTATATCAATTTCGTATTAAATTATTACCGAAAGTCTGAAACATATTGCCCAAGATCCAAAGGGTCTAAGATTCATATCAACGGGAATAAAAGTTACTTCAAGCACTAAAATTCATAATTCATATACAAGATTCACAGAACAAAATCCGTCGAAGGGATTCGTCAAGCGCTGGTAGGTAGATCAAAAGAAGGCAATCTTACACAAAAAAACTATGATGCAAATCAGAGTAAAATACAAAATTtgcaaaaccaattccgcgccaaatccgcgcgagggccgaattccaggggcaaatccgcgccacatccgcgaaaatcgcgcaatccgcgaaaatcgcgcaatccgcgaaaatcgcgaaatccgcgctgttgtaacaaccctggttgggaatactcacttgcaaaagtGATACTcttttgcttctatctcagtccagaagcatgctatcaaaaaacgatgtttgaaaggcttttagattgtagtttaatctaaaagtttgccaaataaagtaaaggtcttaaacgcataccaaagttgtgagagagctgtgagtacgatgtgagtaaaattcgtgtaatttatactcaccttgtgctcacagctctctcacggttttggtatgcgtctgcgacctttactttattcggcaaacttttagaataaactacaatctaaaagtcctttaaacatcatttttgatagcatgcttctggactgagatagaagcaagtgagtctAACTTTTCGCaggtgagtattcccaacactgccatAAATCAGAACGGAAACAGTCGTGTGGGCGGACACACTCGAGAAAATATTCCAgacgattgaatgaaaaaaaatcggGCTTCCATAGTGATTCCTACAAATCTTACTTCGGAATGTGATATCCTTGTGATTAGGGATAAGACTACTCCAATGCCAATTTCATAACTTTACTAGACCGAACACCGTACAAAACTTACCGACTACTAGTCAACGTCATATCCATACATGGGACCCTCCAGGTACGCCTTGTACATATCCTTGGAATTTCTTCGTATCCGCCGGCCGATCGGTTCCAAATCGTTGTAACATTTGGGAAACACCCTTTCGACGGCTTCGATCGCTTCCTCCGGGGAAACCTTCCGCACGGCCAGCACCGAATTGAGCGCTTTGGTTTTAACGCAATCCCGATGCGCTTGCTTAATCTTGAACGGTGAAGCATCGCCCTGAGTCCAAGCGCTCATGAACGAACAGTGCGTCAGATTGGCGGCCCGGATTTCCGTACACGCCAGATGGTCAATGTTCTTGAAGTCCAAATCGTTCCGGCAGTAGTCAAACATGTGTATCATTTCGTGAGTTAGCACTCCCTGCACGATACCCTCGTTGCGCGCAATGTTTTGGCACACCACCACCTGATTCAGTACCGGATCGTAACCGCCGCTGACGGACACATCGCACACCTCACACGCAATGTGTCGCCGAATGTCGATGGCGCTGAAATGAGAAAACATACAATATCAATAAATTTTCTAACAAACCTCACTCTAACCGTACCATCCGGAGCTCTTGAGAGCACCCATCATCAGCTTCACCATCGGACTGTTTTTAATGCAGGAGTAAACGTTCCGCTCGCACTTGATTTTGTCCAAGTTTTCGGTACCCTCGATTCCGAGCAACACCCGGCCCCAGCTGGGTTTGTACTTTTCGCCTCGCCGCTCCGGGTACAAATCGTAGCCCCACTGCTTTCCGTCGCCGTCGCTGCCCTGTCGATCTATGACCGCGTTCGGAATGGGTTGGGTCTTTCGCTGGAGGGGTTCTTTTTCAGACATTGCACCAAATTGTGGTGTTTTAGTGAAAACAACTACGAATATTCTAACTATTTTCTAAAAACATTGACTTCGTTCCCTTCGATCACTCGTCTGATGTAACATCATAACAAATCCGCCGACTGGCTGACGGATGGTTTGACTGACTACATCGGTAAAGAAGCGTTCTTTGACAAGCATCACCAGCTAGAGATTTGAGAAGATATTGGAGACAAAGTTGAACTTGACGAAATCAGCTCACCGAATtgtaaattgggttgtttagtgaataaaatattgctattttctatatcctaatcgaaagagctcgtttttctgagtataacgcgattttattggattccaatacctttgttttggtggttaaattaacaaaacagttttaattttcgtggatagaatgacagttcaatcgataaagtgacagttcgacccgatcaaaaaaaatttccccatgtaaactttaaatgcattttaaaaatagttcctggactccaaatataatgaaattttggatttcgactaatttttgggcggagaatccgattataaaataatccggcTTAGTGTTACATCTAAGTTATTCAAGTGAAAAAGTTAGAATTTGTTGACAACTTTTACCTTCCGGTGCAGTTGAACCCAAAAAAcagtccggcccgcgggccgtatgGATTTTTTGACTGAATTGCCACGGTAGCTAAGTGGATAAGTTAAATTTGAATTCTAACACATGCACCCATTAGCCCTCACACCGGGCTTCCATTTGATACTAAAAGTtataatttttgaccatttttacgaTCCTTCGgaccaaaaatgtatgaaacaagcaaaaaaggttgggcagccctgacttagattgtgaccaattGCTTTTGCACTTGAAAAATATGTGCAGCGCTATCGAATTTttgtcgattcaatcatgatagaatttAAGTGCGtcacttttggttttcaatcGTTCAGCGCATAGTTTTCATTGGAACAAATAATAAAGATATTTACACGTGGGATTGGCTTTAAAATAGAAATAAATGCAAGATTTGAATAATCAGTGATCGGGCTGGTTTTATTTATTAAACAAATCAAGATTAAAGCTATTAGGGAAGAGGGTGAAGTGCCTCGTCGTGCGCTCCGCCAGTTCCTTCAGCAGTTAGGATAATCGCCTCGTGACCCACTCGGTGGCCGGATGGTTGTGTTGGCATGACGGACTTTGCGATGATGACCTCCAGAGATGAGCTCACAGACTGTAACCTGGTCATGCAATCCGTTCCAGTCTTAACTTTAGATGGATGTTCGAGAACTACCTCAGTTCTTCTTTCATTGTGTTTCTGAAGCGATCGGTTCCAATTCTGAAAATAAATTAACTGTTTTGAATCACTTTATAATGAACGTAATACGTTATAATTACCTCTACAGACTTCCAATTTTCCGCTTATTGGATTAACAACAACACGTTTTCGAGCAAAACATTCACGCGCCATATGTTTCTTATGGTCATTCTATCTTTTAAATTTTATGTGCGCTAGATTTCGTGTTATGCTGCTACACTTGAAATGTATTTCAGTAGTAATAAAAATCATTAATCTTACTCATAGATTTTATTACTTGCACATAAACAGGCGGTTCTCTCTCTCGCCGGCAATCTATGTGGTTAACGCACATAGAATCTATCAGTCGATTAATTTGAGTGTAACAGGCGTCGTGGATTAGGGAGGAGTGTTGCGATcatattctccgtgcagttgaaacccggaattttcgacttgcgaagttggatttttctctaaatccgtgcgtcggacctaacttcggaagtggtgcgctgtatagcggaccaggtttactatacagcgcaccacttccgaagttaggtccgacgcatggatttggagaaaaatccaacttcgctagtcaaaaactccgattttcaactaaattgagaatagtaGCTCTGTAATTCGCGTCGCTATGAACTTGTTATTAGTTACTAAGGTAgtcaataaaattttcattccATTGCCAGTACTCAACGAAGTCAGTCGTTTTACTAGTTGCTCTGCTATACACTCAGAATAAATAgcatattaaatttaaaagttctgcacttagatcGTGACCAGTTGCTTTCACACTTGGAAAATAAGTGCAGCGCTATTGAATCTTTtccgattcaatcatgatagaatttATGTGCGTCGCTATTGATTTCCAATCGTTAAGTGCATAGTTTTCATTATGACGAATAATAACATGATTTACGCGTGGGAAGAgcttcaaaatgtaaataaatcaaaaatttcgcATAGTCTACGATCAAGCTGATTTTATTTAAACTTAATACTTGAATTTAGGTATTATACTTGGTATTATAGCTGTCCATAGCACGTCCTCATTTCAGGCTCTCAGTCGCAGCTGCATCCGGCAGCTCCCAAACCGTTCGCAAGTTCGTCATTGGTGACGGTGGAGAAGCAGTCGACATTGTAGTGCAGTCCTATAGAAAATACAAAAGGAATGCAcgtagtttgaaaaagtttgtgaagcctGAATAATAACGTAACTTCTTACCTTCAAAAACAGCAAGACTCAATCCACGGAGCACCACGTTTGAATTTGTATGTCTTCTGCACGCGCCATGATCGTTTCATGCTTGTTATGCTTGTGCTTGGATTTGATGTAGAAAGTGTTGCTTTTTATGTTGCTACACTCCAAAAATATTATCGGAAGAATGAAATATAATAATGTAACTTTTAATTTTCATTAGTTGCACATAGAATGATTTTTCTCTCTCTCCTTCGTAAtctatgtgctttctgcacttagattctatcagttAATTAATTTGAGTGTAGAAATGTTATATTTCTTCTCAGTTGCGTATTGCACGTTTCGCCGAAGATTATCGCGCCTAAATGTTCAAAATTGCttatagatcgtcgccagtacatcatgtTCGTgttttctacaataagtgcgggagattgaagattgaccgcgcagaagacaccaaAACAATTAAATGCGCTATAATCTACGACAAAATGCACAATATTAAAGCAGCGAAAAACATCAATTCCCGTAACTCATTGAATGACTATTTTTTATTAACTTGGAaactattgtcgcgcttatcttttattagagtcctgcggcggtcgtacgctcgcaaggcataccgccgcatgacagtcgcaaggcaaaacaaaagaaaaagtgttcccgccaaaaacaaaagcacgtgggtttcgcgaagtgacagatgtttttgaat contains the following coding sequences:
- the LOC109420659 gene encoding mitochondrial inner membrane protease ATP23 homolog, whose protein sequence is MSEKEPLQRKTQPIPNAVIDRQGSDGDGKQWGYDLYPERRGEKYKPSWGRVLLGIEGTENLDKIKCERNVYSCIKNSPMVKLMMGALKSSGCAIDIRRHIACEVCDVSVSGGYDPVLNQVVVCQNIARNEGIVQGVLTHEMIHMFDYCRNDLDFKNIDHLACTEIRAANLTHCSFMSAWTQGDASPFKIKQAHRDCVKTKALNSVLAVRKVSPEEAIEAVERVFPKCYNDLEPIGRRIRRNSKDMYKAYLEGPMYGYDVD